A segment of the Pseudoalteromonas sp. DL-6 genome:
TCGCGCTCAAAAGTATTATTTAAGCCAATTTCTTGGTGACTAAAGAGATTAATTATTTCAAACTGGGTATGTAGCTCTTCAAGCAGTCCCTGCATTTTTTGTTTAAATAGGTACACGCAGCTATTAAAGCGAGCAAGTTGTTGGTTTAAATCACATACTGACTGATACACAAAGCGCCAATGTCGCTCGTTATAATGACCATCTTCGAGTAACAGCGGCTCAAAGTTATACAGCAATAATGTTGGAAGTCCGTTGCTAAACGCATTTTTAAGTGGTTGATGATCGCTTAAGCGTAAATCGCGTTTAAACCAGACAATATTTATTTTTTGGCGCATGTAATTAAATTATTTGCTAGCAGTGTAATGTAAATTAAGACTTAGCTTATAAGTACGTATTGCCTAGGTGTTAGGGTTTAGTTTTTAAGTTAAAAGTGAGAAACAATGTTTTTAGATTTAATGCAAAACAGCAGCCGCTCTGTGTATAGCTACTTAGTTGGCGGCATTAGCCCACGACCGATTGCATGGATAAGCACCCTAAGTAGTGAGGGGGTAACTAATATTGCACCTTACTCTTTTTTTACCGTAGCAAGTTGTCAGCCTGCAGTGTTAAGTGTTACTCAAGTTAACCCCAGCGATAAAGCCAATAAAGATACACTGACAAATTTACTAGCCACCAAAGAATGTGTGGTTAATATTGTTAGTCATGCCTTAGTAGAGCAAATGAACCAAAGCTGCGCTAATTACCCTAATAATGTCAGTGAGTTTGATGAGGCCAGCATAGAGAGAGTCCCAAGCCAGTTAGTTAATCCGCCGAGTGTTGCAGCTTCAAAAGTACGCTATGAATGTAAGCTTCGAGAAGTGATCACTATTTCAGATGAACCAAGCGGTGGCAAAATGATGCTCTTAGATGTAGTGGGAATTTTTATAGATGACGCCACGTTGGTAAATGGCTACATAGATCCGACACGTTTAGATGCAGTAGGTAAAATGGGCGGCGATTACTTTAGCACCACTAACGATAAGTTTGTATTAAAACGCCCACAACTTTAAAGGTGAGCGTTTTAATTACATTAGGTTAAACAGCGCGCTATTTACTCTGTTTTTGGTAAAAACAGTGCACTCATTGCTCCCAAAAAACCTAATCCGCTGTAAAGCAAAATAAGCTCTGCGGTTGATAAAAACGATTCTAATAAGCCTATACTGCCTAACATCAGTAATAAAACCCCAATAACGGTATTACTGACCGACACATAATCGGTGCGTTTGTTACCCTCCGCCATATCGACGAGGTACGTTTTGCGTCCTAAGCGCACTCCCTGGTGCGCAACTGAGAGTAAAAAGTACAAAATAGGCATAGCCCACCAGCTCAGTAGCAGCTCGCCATACCAAGTTGCAATAACAAATACAGCCAGCCCATTAATGGTAACTAAAGCGGCACTGAGTACTAGCACTCGCTGGCTAGATAAGTCGCTTAAGCGTCCCCAAATCGGCGCTGAGACTAGGCTTGCAAAGCCGGAAACGGCAATAAAGGTGGCAAGTAAAGAAAATTCAAACGACTGTTTACTGGCTAAAATAATATAAAATGGAGCACTTAGTGCTGAACAAAGCAATAAGGCACGTGTAATAACAAAATGCGCAAACTGTTTGTCTTGGTATAAAATTTTTAACTTTGAAAACGCGTGCAATAGGCCATTATTCGCACCTTCGGTAGCGCCACTATATTCGTTAATTTGTGCATAAAAAAATGCGGCAATCAGCCACATTAATGCACCCAGTAGTAAAGCGATGATCACAATGTCTTGATCTTTTTGCTGCGAAAAAAACCACATCATGAGGCCAAACGTTAGTGTAGCAAAACCGGCAATACTTGCAGCAAGCCCGCTAATATTACCGCGTTGCTGTTTAGGAATAACTTTGCCCAGCACATCTTTTGCAGCGACAGAGTTAAACCCTCTGGCAAGGCTAAATAAAATTAATAAGCCAATAATGGCATAACCTGCTTGTGCGCCCTTTAGGGTGAACGCCACCGCAACCATGGCTAAAATGCATCCTGCTTGCATCACTGCACCTATTACCCATACCCATTTACGAACGGGGAGTTTGCGAATAACGTTTGCAATAGCAAGTTGGGGCAGTAACGAGCCCGATTCTCTGATTGGCACTAACCAAGCAATAAAACTCGCGGGTACATTTAAGCTTTGCATTAACCAGGGCAGGGTGATTTTTGGATTAAGCAGTGCATCGGCAAATTTACTAAAAAGCTGACTAAGGAGTAAAATAATAAAATTACCGGGTACTTCCTGACAGGCATTGTCGTCAATGGCTTTGCAAGCTCGTGCGTCTTCCTCATTGTTTAAACGTTTATAGATTTGTTCTTTTGTCAGTTTTTTCACAATTAATAACTACGCTATCAGTGTAAATATTTAGATATATTAAGATGGTATGCTTAACTTTTCTACTTTTAGGGTTAAAAAGTCATGTTACCTGCTAAGAATGAAGGAGCCCCTAATAAACACAAAAAAATCAGCTAAGCGCTGATTTTTTTATTTTTACTAAACTGGAGCCTTATTCAAAATCACGAGCACTGTGGCGCTCTGCGAGTTGTTCCTCTTCTGCTCCCCAAGTACGATTAACGCGGCGGCCTCGTTTTACGCCTGGACGCGCTGCTATTTGCTTAGCCCAACGGACTACATGTGTATAAGATCCGACATCTAAAAACTCGGCGGCGTCGTATAAGTCGCCTAATACCAATGAGCCATACCATGGCCATATGGCAATGTCGGCAATGGAATATTCACTGCCTGCCATGTATTCGTTGTCACTTAAATGGCGGTTAAGCACATCTAACTGACGTTTAGTTTCCATGGTGAAACGGTCAATCGGGTATTGCATTTTGGTTGGTGCATAACTGTAAAAATGACCAAAACCACCGCCTAAATAAGGCGCCGATCCCATTTGCCAAAACAGCCAGTTACGACATTGTGTTTTAGCTTGAAAGTCATTAGGAATAAGCGCATCAAACTTCTCGCCAAGGTATTGTAAAATAGCGCCAGATTCAAACACAGGAGTCGGTGGCGTTGTAGAATGATCCATCAACGCAGGTATTTTTGAGTTTGGGTTTATATCAACAAAATCAGAGCCAAACTGATCGCCTTCACCAATGTTAATTAAATAAGCGTCGTACTCAGCCTCAGTAATACCAAGCTCTAACAGCTCTTCAAACATAATACTGACTTTTTGCCCGTTGGGGGTCGCTAATGAGTAAAGCTGAAATGGATGTTTACCAATGGGCAATGTTTTATCGTGGGTTGCCCCTGCAATTGGGCGGTTAATGTTTGCAAATTTACCGCCACTTTCATTGTCCCATGTCCATACTTTTGCTGGGGTGTAGTCGTTGTTATCACTCATAAATAGCCTCTAATCGTTTAAACGTGCGTATTTGCTTTGCCCGTTGTTGCTTTTAATTTATCTGCTTTTGCTAATTTATACCCTAAAAAGAATCCACTTAATGCGCCAAACAGATGGCTTTCAAACGAGATATGCAACCGCTGTGGTAACACGCCCCAAATAAAGCCGCTGTATAAAAAGGCCACCACCACGGCTATAAAAATAGATTTAAAAGAACGTCTTACAATGCCATAGCATAAAATAAAGCCCCATAATCCATAAATAACGCCACTTAAGCCGACATGAATATTGCCACGGGCAAACATCCATACCAGTAATCCACCGACTAATGCGGTGAATAAAAATACGCTATAAAAACGCTTTACGCTGTATTGGCAAATTAACCAGCTTAAAATAATAAAGGGCAGCATATTACTAGCAAAATGCCACCAGCTACCGTGTAAAAAGGGAGCGCAAAGAATCCCAATCAGCCCTTGAATGCTGCGTGGGTAAATACCTAAACCATTTAAACTAATGCCTGGCAGGCTATTAATTAGTTGCAACACAAAACAAATAGTCACAATGCTTATAATGGCAAAACGGGTGCTGCTAAGTAACGACAAGGTGGATGGTTTATTTTGCATACGGTGCCCTTATTTATATTAAGAGTGGCCAGTATAGGAATAGTGGTGAGTAATGAAAAGCAAATTAAAAAGCACAGCGATTAAACTGTGCTTTTTATACTGATTAATTGTAATTAACCAAGCTTGGTAAGTAATTTTTTAGCTGCTAGCTCAGAGCTTGCAGGGTTTTGACCGGTGATCACTAAACCGTCTTCAAGCGCAAGAACGCCCCAGTCGTCGGTTTTTTGATAGTCACCACCTTTTTTGATCAGCTCGTCTTCGACTAAAAATGGCACTACATCTGTTAATTGTACAGCGGCTTCTTCAGTGTTACTAAAGCCGGTAACTTTTTTACCCGCAACCAATGCATTGCCATCAGCATCTTTTGTATTTAAAAATGCGGCGCTCGCATGACACACTGCTGCCACTGGCTTTTGTAATTTTACAAAATCTTCGATAAGCGAGATTGAATCTGTGTTATCCACTAAATCCCATAATGGGCCGTGGCCGCCTGGGTAAAATACCGCATCAAAATCAGAAGCATTCACTTCACTTAATACTTTTGTATTTGCCATTAATGCTTGTGCTGAACTGTCGTTGTCGTACCGCTTGGTAGCATCAGTTTGGAAGTCGGCTAGTGTACTAGTTGGATCGATTGGTGGTTGGCCACCGTTTGGTGAAGCTAGGGTTATTTCTGCGCCTGCATCAACAAATGCATAATAAGGGGCGGCGAATTCTTCTACCCAAAAACCTGTTTTTTCACCGGTGTTGCCTAAATCAGCGTGTGAAGTAAGTACCATTAATATTTTCTTAGCCATTATTTTTTCCTTCTGATGATTTAAAATTGTAATCTTTGCTTAGCAGTTACTATATGTACTAACGTAACTTTAAACAACGATGATAAATTTAACTTTATTGATTTAATAATTGATACAATGGTTTAAGGCTACAAGTAGGATGCAGTGATGAAAGTTTCGTTTGAACAATTAAAAAGTATGGTGGTGTTTGCACAAATAGTTGAGCAGGGCAGTTTAACTGCAGCAGCAAAGCAACTAGGTTTAACGCGGGCAGTAGCCAGTTATCATTTAAAAAAGCTAGAAACGCAACTTGAAGTAACCTTGCTTAACCGCTCAACACGTACCATGGCGCTTACTGAAGCCGGTATGGCTTACTATGAGCGTTGCCGCGTTATTACCGAGCAGGCTAATGCTGCCAATCAACAAATAGAAAATATAAAAAGTGAGCCCCAAGGATTATTAAAAATTAGTTGCCCGGTTAATGTGGGGATGCAATTAATAGTGCCTGCAATTAATACCTTTAAGCGCCAATACCCCAAAATTGATATAGATTTACAGTTAACCGATGACGTGGTGGATATTATTAAACACGGGTTTGATTTTGCAATTAGAGGGGTTGCGCTGCGCGATTCAAACCTACAGGCAACTAAGTTAACCACAATGAGTACCTGTATTTGTGGCGCGCCTGATTATTTTTCGCATTATGGCAAGCCTACTACGCCCGATGAATTAGCACAGCACCAATGGGTGGTTTATCAGTTGGGGAGCAAAACCTTGACCTTGCAAAAAGACGGTAAAAAAGTCGACATTACCATGCAAGGATCGCTCAGTACTAATAATGCCGCTGCACGGACTGCATTTGTGGAGGCAGGACATGGCATAGGGCGTATACCGCTATACGATGCATGGCCAAAAGTACAAGCGGGTTTGCTGCAAATTATAATGGACGACTACAAAAGCAAAGACATTGAGTTGTATGGGGTTTTCCCGCCGGGGGCGACGGGATCTAAAAAGTTACGTTTGTTTATTGATTATTTAAAAGCGTACTTTGTAAAACAGCATACGGCATTAGGTATGCGTAAGGGCTAGCGCTCGGTTAAATAAGGCAACAGCCTGTTGATACATTGCTATGGCGAGAGCTGCATCGTATCGCTCACCTTCATCACGCATAAAGGCATGTTGCGCGTTAACTTCTTGCCATTGGTAATTTATACCAGTACGAACAGCTTGCTGGTATATTTTGTCTCGGCCATCTTGTGGAACATGGGGATCTTGTTTACCCCAAATAAAATGAATTTCACCGAGTATATCGGCCATACGTTCAAACGAGTTATTTCCGGGTTGTGCGGGCAGTGTATTACTGTGTATATCGGTGGCGTATAAACAAAATGCAGCTTTTATAAGTGGGTTTAATGCGGCTCTGTAAGCTAAATGCCCACCAATACACACTCCCATAGCCCCAACATTTCCTGAACAATAACTCTGGCGTTTTACAAAGTCGATAAGGCTTTGCGTATCGCTATCATGATGCTCTAAAGGTTTAGCCCATTTATCGCTATTACCCTTATCTTTGCCTTCGTCATCATAAGCAAGCACTGTCCCAATTGGGTTAAGCTCATGAAATACTTCTGGCACAAGTACGATAAATCCATGACTGGCTAAAATAGCTGCACTACGGGCAATGGGTGCCGTTTGCTGAAAAATTTCAGAATAAAAAATAATGGCAGGGTATTGCCCCGATGTTTGTGGGCGGTAAATGGTAGTTCGCATTAACCCTGTAGGCGTTGGTAAGTCAGCGTTATGGTGTTGAATGATCATAAAAGCGCTCAGTAAAATGAATATAATAGCTGAGCGCGGTAAAATAAACGAATTTTGCTACAAATTAACTAACCTAAACTGTGCTTAAATAGCGGCAGGCATTTTATTGCAGCTGGCGTAATAGCTAA
Coding sequences within it:
- a CDS encoding type 1 glutamine amidotransferase domain-containing protein, which codes for MAKKILMVLTSHADLGNTGEKTGFWVEEFAAPYYAFVDAGAEITLASPNGGQPPIDPTSTLADFQTDATKRYDNDSSAQALMANTKVLSEVNASDFDAVFYPGGHGPLWDLVDNTDSISLIEDFVKLQKPVAAVCHASAAFLNTKDADGNALVAGKKVTGFSNTEEAAVQLTDVVPFLVEDELIKKGGDYQKTDDWGVLALEDGLVITGQNPASSELAAKKLLTKLG
- a CDS encoding flavin reductase family protein, translating into MFLDLMQNSSRSVYSYLVGGISPRPIAWISTLSSEGVTNIAPYSFFTVASCQPAVLSVTQVNPSDKANKDTLTNLLATKECVVNIVSHALVEQMNQSCANYPNNVSEFDEASIERVPSQLVNPPSVAASKVRYECKLREVITISDEPSGGKMMLLDVVGIFIDDATLVNGYIDPTRLDAVGKMGGDYFSTTNDKFVLKRPQL
- a CDS encoding LysR family transcriptional regulator; this translates as MKVSFEQLKSMVVFAQIVEQGSLTAAAKQLGLTRAVASYHLKKLETQLEVTLLNRSTRTMALTEAGMAYYERCRVITEQANAANQQIENIKSEPQGLLKISCPVNVGMQLIVPAINTFKRQYPKIDIDLQLTDDVVDIIKHGFDFAIRGVALRDSNLQATKLTTMSTCICGAPDYFSHYGKPTTPDELAQHQWVVYQLGSKTLTLQKDGKKVDITMQGSLSTNNAAARTAFVEAGHGIGRIPLYDAWPKVQAGLLQIIMDDYKSKDIELYGVFPPGATGSKKLRLFIDYLKAYFVKQHTALGMRKG
- the yghU gene encoding glutathione-dependent disulfide-bond oxidoreductase, with amino-acid sequence MSDNNDYTPAKVWTWDNESGGKFANINRPIAGATHDKTLPIGKHPFQLYSLATPNGQKVSIMFEELLELGITEAEYDAYLINIGEGDQFGSDFVDINPNSKIPALMDHSTTPPTPVFESGAILQYLGEKFDALIPNDFQAKTQCRNWLFWQMGSAPYLGGGFGHFYSYAPTKMQYPIDRFTMETKRQLDVLNRHLSDNEYMAGSEYSIADIAIWPWYGSLVLGDLYDAAEFLDVGSYTHVVRWAKQIAARPGVKRGRRVNRTWGAEEEQLAERHSARDFE
- a CDS encoding rhomboid family intramembrane serine protease, with the translated sequence MQNKPSTLSLLSSTRFAIISIVTICFVLQLINSLPGISLNGLGIYPRSIQGLIGILCAPFLHGSWWHFASNMLPFIILSWLICQYSVKRFYSVFLFTALVGGLLVWMFARGNIHVGLSGVIYGLWGFILCYGIVRRSFKSIFIAVVVAFLYSGFIWGVLPQRLHISFESHLFGALSGFFLGYKLAKADKLKATTGKANTHV
- a CDS encoding MFS transporter; its protein translation is MKKLTKEQIYKRLNNEEDARACKAIDDNACQEVPGNFIILLLSQLFSKFADALLNPKITLPWLMQSLNVPASFIAWLVPIRESGSLLPQLAIANVIRKLPVRKWVWVIGAVMQAGCILAMVAVAFTLKGAQAGYAIIGLLILFSLARGFNSVAAKDVLGKVIPKQQRGNISGLAASIAGFATLTFGLMMWFFSQQKDQDIVIIALLLGALMWLIAAFFYAQINEYSGATEGANNGLLHAFSKLKILYQDKQFAHFVITRALLLCSALSAPFYIILASKQSFEFSLLATFIAVSGFASLVSAPIWGRLSDLSSQRVLVLSAALVTINGLAVFVIATWYGELLLSWWAMPILYFLLSVAHQGVRLGRKTYLVDMAEGNKRTDYVSVSNTVIGVLLLMLGSIGLLESFLSTAELILLYSGLGFLGAMSALFLPKTE
- a CDS encoding dienelactone hydrolase family protein encodes the protein MIIQHHNADLPTPTGLMRTTIYRPQTSGQYPAIIFYSEIFQQTAPIARSAAILASHGFIVLVPEVFHELNPIGTVLAYDDEGKDKGNSDKWAKPLEHHDSDTQSLIDFVKRQSYCSGNVGAMGVCIGGHLAYRAALNPLIKAAFCLYATDIHSNTLPAQPGNNSFERMADILGEIHFIWGKQDPHVPQDGRDKIYQQAVRTGINYQWQEVNAQHAFMRDEGERYDAALAIAMYQQAVALFNRALALTHT